From the Hordeum vulgare subsp. vulgare chromosome 1H, MorexV3_pseudomolecules_assembly, whole genome shotgun sequence genome, the window GGCGCAGGTGCTCCGGAGCTTCACCCACGTACGCAACCTTCATATCGAGCTCCCTTCTGGGGATGTCGGGACTGAGGATGGGGTGCTCCTGAAATGGCGGGCGGAGTACGGGAGCACGCTCCAGAACTGTGTCATCCTCGGGGGCACCAGGGTTGACCGCAAGCCTGTTGGTGCAGAGCACGAGCCATCCTCGGAGGACAACGGGAGCATGCCGGAGTCTTTCTATACCAATGGCGGGCTCAAGCTCCGTGTCGTGTGGACAATCAGCTCCCTGATTGCAGCATCAACGAGGCATTATCTTCTCCGGTCaatcatcaaggaacaccccacgCTTGTGAGCCTGGTGCTCACCGATGCTGATGGCCAGGGCACGCTCACCATGGGAGCAGAGCAGCTCAAGGACTTCAGAGAGAACCAGTTGTCTGCCTCAGCATGCTCCAACAGAACCCATGTCCCAGCCTGCAACATGAAGCTCAAATATGCTCCATATCTTGAGCTGCCCGGAGGAATTGCGCTGCAGGGAGCCACACTAGTTGCTATCAAGCCCTCCACCGAGGGAAGCAATTGCGGCCATATCAGCCGCAAGGAAACGGACGCGTTTATCTCTGGAGCATTTGATGGGCCGTTCAAATTTGCTGCCAAGGCGCTGATGAAGAGGCGCACATACCTTCTGGAGATGAATGGCTTCTAGATATCCCCCGAGTTCTTCCTGGGAATCTGCTTGCACTGCTTTAACTTCTGTTCTGTGTAATAGTCTGTGCTTTGTTGTCTGGTGTGTTACTAGCTCTTTGTACAGTGGTGGTGACATTTGGTTGGTTATATAAAAATCATATCGAATTACTACATTTTCTCATCGCTCCCCTCCCTGGTGTTTTTCATTCTAATTAATGCAAAGCTGATCTTTTTACCCTTACCAGTCTATATTTTTGCTTCTGCCAGATGAGATGCCTAAAAACCCAATGTGCATTTTGCCATTTTCCGCCTCTACCTTTTCTTAGCCAAACCACATCAAGTAAAAAGACCTGTGCGACTGAGAAACCACATGTAGTGTTGGTTGCCCTTTGTATATTTATCCATTGTGTCTGTATGGGAGCTTCAGATTCAGATTCAATCACTGGCTTGAGCTTGTGTTTGTGCCACTACAGGGGTAAAATAATTCCCTCACAACTTGTCTTATGCTTCCAGGAAATCTGGTCCAAACCTATATACAGCAGTTTCATACAAGGAAGCACGAGGCGGCATTAATAGAGACCAGACTCTTCTTCCAGGTACATGTTATCCGTCTCGGATTAAGAAATGAAAACGACTAATCTGATGCTGACTGGCAAATTCGTGCAGGGGAACAGCTGCCACCTGATTTTGATTTGCGTGTTCACTTTGATACTGTAGTTACAGTTGTGAGGATGCTTTCCTTATTTTGATCCTGTAGTTATAGTTGTGACGATGCTTTCCTGAAGTTGACTTTGCTAATAAGTTAGTTTACTGCTACTCGCCTACTCTCATCTCCTTTGGGTTGCATGGATATAGTTCTACTCATCTTCATCTAGCTCGTGAAGTACTACTACGTTGGTAAAAACAATTGCAATGTCAGATTAATTATCACTAGTCAATTATCCTTGGCCGTGCCATTAATGACAAGATGCAGACAGACTTAACTCATACCTTTAATTCGGATCATGATCCAGTTAGTAAGAACACGTCAACCATTATCTAAAAAAGGACACAAAAATAAGTTGGCAGTGGAATATCTTATCTTACAAGAATGCTTCAGAAGATGTGAACGTGCTGTATCCATCCTTGTGAGGTTACAGCAATAATTTGCTCATTGTTTTTGTGAATAATTGAGGCCTTGGGATCTTTAGTGGGGTCATTTGTAAGGCTGGCCCGAGAATGATTCCCTACATGGCTAAATATATGGCATTTGGATTCAGCTGGCATGTGTACTTCCCCTAAATAATAATAAGCTGGCATGTGTACTTGTGAATAAGCTAAACTGATCATGACTTTGGAGAATCTTTGGATAATGTACATCAGTACAAGCCTGACATCTCAAGTGTGTATTTTTTGGAAATAAGTTAGATTATATACTTTCAGGCACCTAATTGTTTCTCAGTTAAGTTCAAGTTGCacatattttgtttgtttgatggcCTATTCTTTTAAAAAATCAAATGCACATCTATGTATGATTGGTCTAATGATTCACAAATGTGATATAGTCTCTGTAGCTCCATGGTGTAGTTTGGCATCTTTCTTTGAgaaggattttttttttcaattcCTACTGAAAAGATCGATAAGAATCTGCTAACGTGCGCTATCTCTCTCTTTGAAAAGACCGTGAATTTCGGTGTTATTTGAACACGTATGTTTATTGCCACACTAAACATATTATCTACACTTAGTTTGAAAGCTACATCTTTTGCCATAATAAGCGAGTTAATGCGCGAAGAACTGCTTTAAATCTCATATTTATACAACACTGAATCAAGGCGAGGTTCCAGGAAAGGAAAGGGAGGGATACCATATGGCACATGAAGTAGGAAAAGTGCAGAAATTTCTCCGTAAGAACACGTCTGTGTGTTGCTGGCAGGTGAAGGAGAGAAGATCCTCATCAAAAAGAATGCGTAACAAAACCGTAGTTTTTGGACATTCTAAATGCAGAAAAGATTATGCTGATCCAGAAACTGCCTTAGAATGTCCTGTGCAGGCCTATgggtttcagaaaaagaaaagcaaaaaattGCCGTCCAGCAGGAAAATTGGTCTTTTCTCAGACTAGAATTGCTTGCCAATAATGGGCCTCCAAACGTTCATTCTAGGATGTAGTACTGTCTATATCTAAATTGAGTTTGCTGAAGACATGGccatcacaaagcaaagcatacattgttttttcttcttcttttggctGGATTAAGCTGGATTTGCTCTCATATAACACCTCTTAACATTACAGGTTCTTTTATGTTCAGAATTGGGAACAGATCTGATAAGCATGTCCTGTGGATAAAAGATTCGGCACTTGCATCAAGATCAGATCGGTCGATGCAGGTGGTGTCAGCCTGACACCCAGGTGCGCATACCTCCATCTCTGATATGTTCTTATCCATTCAGCTCTTCAGATTACACATACTACATACGATCTCATCTGATCTGATCAAACTACAATAACAAACTCATGCTGTTGTTAATCAGTAATGGCCTACTACCAACTTTGGTCTGaaatatagtactccctccgttcataaatataagtcttttaagagatttcactaggtgtctacatacggaacaaaatgaatgaatatacactttaaaatatgtctatatgcatccgtatatagttcactagtggaacctctaaaaagacttatatttaggaacggagggaatacCCTTTCAGAATTTTACCAATCATAGATTTTTTTTAACAAGGTTGACCATCTATAAAGAAATAACAAACAACATCAAACATATCAATTCGATATTACTACAGATTTGTAATAAATTATACTCCTGCTAGGTATTTAAAACTATTTTCATACTAGGCAATATTGTCTGCATAAAATTTGCTGGCCAAAGTCTTCAAGACTGGATATGTCCTAAAAGACTTGCATTTCGAATCAAATGAAAATAAAGTTGACTGATTACGAAAATAATTTCATAAGAGCTCGAgactaactactccctccgtccggaaatacttgtcctagaaatgtataaaatggatgtatctataactaaaataagtctagatacatctatctctagaacaagtattttcggacggagggagtatatctttGTCAAAGCACTAAAATGCAATTCAATTATGAAAGTACGTTGTACTGGACTTGCACCCAATAGTTACGCAAAATTGCAAGCACAGAAGCGGATGACCGGGCCTAAATAAAATCAGCACACAATGAGTGAAGCAATTGACAAGATAACATTCTGTGATGTATCGACTTCCAAGTACAGCACTGCACGCCAGTTCAGGCCATTCAACTAATCTCTACCCATGGACATGAAAGCACTTGCCCCCAAGACCCAGCCTATTCTGTTTTCCTTTTTTACAAGTTTTCATCAACTAATGTGAACTATCATCACTTTTCATGGCCTTCGGCATCTCGTCGTCTTTGTAGCGCATACACGGGATCCACCTCCTTACAAGCCACAAAACTTGGAAAATGTTAGGTGTGGTCCAGGTTTCATCTGTACTTGCCTATCTCCATTTTCTTCTTAAGTGCCTTCTGTCCATGGTATATGAACGAGTCGATGATGCCAGCGACAGTGAAGATCCCTGAGGATCATGCAGAAAAATAGGTCAATAAGGTGCACTACTATGTGGAGACCTCAACTAAAACTCAACACAGTTTAATAATACTGTAGAACGCAACAGACTACAAATATAAGGACACCTTCTGTACTAAAAGAGATGACAACCTTTAAcattatataaaataaaataaggtaGTTTGTGCATAAACTAGAGGCAGTGTTCATACCTCCGACTATAGCACACAGGTTTGTCAGGTAGTGGAGGAAGGATCTATTCTCCTCTGTAAATATCACCTGCACAAGACATTAGCCATAAAGCTGGAGTTAAAACTCAATCATAGTTGCCCACTGGCATGAAGA encodes:
- the LOC123444215 gene encoding F-box protein At5g46170-like: MLPKARIHADPALELEDDRFDCLPDSIVLLILNKVEDVRSLGRCSAASKRFNGLVPLVHDVCVKIDHVVAVDGDAEDPLNLSSPKPRNILSHFLKLMLFTIIKPFHNARGAGRPLFPQLAHHSPAQVLRSFTHVRNLHIELPSGDVGTEDGVLLKWRAEYGSTLQNCVILGGTRVDRKPVGAEHEPSSEDNGSMPESFYTNGGLKLRVVWTISSLIAASTRHYLLRSIIKEHPTLVSLVLTDADGQGTLTMGAEQLKDFRENQLSASACSNRTHVPACNMKLKYAPYLELPGGIALQGATLVAIKPSTEGSNCGHISRKETDAFISGAFDGPFKFAAKALMKRRTYLLEMNGF